The following coding sequences are from one bacterium window:
- a CDS encoding PepSY domain-containing protein — protein sequence MAKKGILILITFFLIAGFSSALNPPKTSELTNKIILPPVIAPVSDATKQNVFETSAAWTTFNAANGGNWKSTFDPLTGSARRVYGGAIPFIAGPANSLNGGTSSADLETAARNFITANSALFQISQSQLRFVPEADKTESKRVRYAAFDQVINGVQVVGARLVFAVNNGNMIYWNSAKIGNLTQETALITAQQALTAALLHAGFTQDQVSVILEPRLAYLPTVTANLLTHRLIYELSFRQNGGRATWFAQVDAKTATMVSFVDRNNYACETSSDNIKGKVTGGIKPAEFRDAEVVRSFPFVRVDQSGFPFTSTQNGVYDYEGEANSGLNGQFFDTFCEECLKSEEDPQEEFQPNASSDLLGVINFGTGGKDVVTPGPIPELDTADVFGNGTSTQADRTAYYHTNVARSMGKKWTDFSFYEGTVGVNVNINDQCNAFWNGSSVNFYRSGGGCNNTGLIRDVMQHEYGHGIDDFDGLPPNLTDRATGEAVGDHIALFVDHDSCIGQSFEDGRNTGPFLIDPDTGNIKTCDGVRNVDELRANRGKLDTTNVATKCSVVNTACVGPKLRECHCEGEIWGQTAYHLVQNLLRGTRYGTVQLDAQKKNVTYSGDPLPGNNPALDRDLAWTVHERLFFESRSAVASYASSRDQSEGVGAYDAYMVVDDEGDGLANGTPHAAYINDAFVDHGIEERDANGQPAVQDAANSLPLQAPAFNVQTVLDSVSGHPTAVVTWSSVPGATSYRVLRTERRDDVMLLLDEQPANGSFTFKDVGVDQGVTYRYLVQAANATSFSTGGSALKTLTISLPDFLTSFSVSDSPGGNKDNGADPGEKIRVTVPLTNQGTSTAFQVSASITTTTPGVTIDKAGPASYGTIATGATAQPSISFQLSLNNDPQICGQNIDLYLNITSSAGCSLELVQVPVGADGELCQQFKGSNARVSSAAITADNALGSCGDRDLVADPGEKVEITVNVNNTGTKNASNSIVSIVSDRTYVQFLSPTSVNLGTLAANGTQTKTAKFYFQVSSAAPFDDRITFTLTANSSGQADPNKRTLIAEVNLDKSLVSTLYDAEDGTAQGWTLGGEWSVTTPLPTSGNLSSGNFYSDYFAFQCDSLVSPTWELSNTSSLSFDIAHVTENSDAAYDGAVIEISANGGITWEIVEINEGYNAASVGTSCITTATPFFSGVSPLFATKTADLSLYSGSKVLVRVRFGSDELVDATVAGGVWIDNVRITNRIQRIPENNVCP from the coding sequence ATGGCCAAAAAAGGGATTCTTATTTTAATTACGTTTTTCCTGATTGCTGGTTTTTCATCCGCACTGAATCCACCGAAAACATCTGAGCTAACCAACAAAATCATTCTTCCCCCGGTGATTGCTCCGGTTTCTGACGCGACGAAACAAAACGTCTTTGAAACGTCTGCCGCATGGACTACTTTTAATGCGGCAAACGGCGGGAACTGGAAAAGCACGTTTGATCCGCTTACGGGAAGCGCGCGCCGAGTCTATGGAGGCGCCATTCCTTTTATCGCAGGTCCCGCAAATAGTCTCAACGGAGGAACTTCTTCCGCTGATCTCGAAACGGCTGCGCGAAATTTCATCACAGCAAACTCCGCTCTCTTTCAAATTTCACAATCCCAGCTCCGTTTTGTTCCGGAAGCCGACAAAACAGAATCGAAGCGCGTTCGTTACGCCGCATTCGATCAGGTAATCAACGGTGTGCAGGTTGTCGGCGCGCGATTGGTGTTTGCAGTCAACAACGGCAACATGATTTACTGGAACTCCGCAAAAATAGGAAATCTCACTCAGGAAACCGCGCTCATCACAGCACAACAGGCGCTCACAGCCGCCCTTCTCCACGCGGGCTTCACCCAGGATCAAGTAAGCGTGATTCTAGAACCGCGCCTGGCGTATTTGCCCACAGTGACAGCAAATCTATTGACCCATCGCCTGATATATGAACTTTCTTTCCGGCAAAACGGTGGCAGAGCGACCTGGTTCGCTCAAGTGGACGCCAAAACGGCAACAATGGTTTCTTTCGTAGATCGCAATAATTATGCATGCGAAACATCTTCAGACAATATCAAAGGAAAAGTAACCGGCGGCATCAAACCGGCAGAATTCCGGGACGCAGAAGTCGTCCGTTCGTTTCCGTTTGTTCGGGTAGATCAAAGCGGTTTCCCTTTCACCTCAACTCAAAATGGAGTCTATGACTATGAAGGTGAAGCAAACTCAGGTTTAAACGGACAGTTCTTTGATACGTTTTGTGAAGAATGTCTGAAGTCGGAAGAAGATCCGCAAGAAGAATTCCAGCCGAACGCGAGTTCCGACCTTTTAGGTGTAATCAATTTTGGAACAGGCGGAAAGGATGTTGTTACACCCGGACCGATCCCTGAGCTTGATACAGCTGATGTGTTTGGAAACGGAACATCGACGCAGGCGGACCGGACAGCTTATTACCACACGAACGTAGCGCGAAGCATGGGGAAAAAATGGACAGATTTTTCCTTTTACGAAGGGACTGTGGGAGTCAACGTCAATATCAATGATCAGTGCAATGCATTCTGGAATGGCTCTTCAGTGAATTTCTATCGCAGTGGGGGAGGTTGCAATAATACAGGATTGATCCGTGACGTCATGCAGCATGAGTATGGTCACGGTATCGATGATTTTGACGGTCTGCCGCCGAATCTTACAGATCGCGCGACAGGCGAAGCGGTCGGTGATCACATTGCGCTTTTTGTGGATCATGATTCGTGCATCGGCCAATCTTTTGAAGATGGCAGAAACACCGGCCCGTTTTTGATCGATCCGGACACGGGCAACATCAAAACTTGCGATGGCGTCCGGAACGTGGATGAACTCCGCGCAAACCGCGGGAAATTGGATACCACAAACGTTGCAACAAAGTGCAGCGTTGTGAACACAGCTTGCGTTGGACCAAAACTCCGCGAGTGCCATTGCGAAGGAGAGATCTGGGGACAAACGGCATATCATCTCGTTCAAAACCTCTTGCGCGGCACACGATACGGAACGGTTCAGCTCGATGCCCAAAAGAAGAATGTTACCTACAGCGGCGATCCGCTTCCTGGAAACAATCCAGCTCTCGATCGTGATCTGGCCTGGACCGTTCATGAACGGCTTTTCTTTGAATCCAGATCCGCGGTTGCGTCTTATGCATCTTCCCGCGACCAATCAGAGGGCGTTGGCGCCTATGACGCTTACATGGTTGTGGATGATGAAGGGGATGGTCTGGCGAACGGCACTCCCCATGCTGCCTATATCAATGATGCTTTCGTAGATCATGGAATTGAAGAACGTGATGCAAATGGCCAGCCGGCAGTTCAAGATGCCGCAAATTCACTGCCGCTCCAGGCTCCCGCATTCAACGTGCAGACTGTTCTTGATTCTGTTTCAGGACATCCGACAGCGGTCGTGACCTGGTCCAGTGTTCCCGGCGCAACATCGTATCGCGTGCTTCGAACCGAGAGACGTGACGATGTGATGTTGTTGCTCGATGAACAACCGGCGAATGGAAGTTTCACGTTCAAAGATGTCGGTGTGGATCAAGGTGTCACTTACCGGTATCTCGTTCAGGCTGCAAATGCCACTTCATTCTCCACAGGTGGTTCAGCTTTAAAGACCCTAACAATTTCATTGCCTGATTTCCTCACTTCATTTTCCGTGAGCGATTCACCTGGTGGAAACAAAGACAACGGAGCGGATCCTGGAGAAAAGATACGCGTAACGGTGCCACTGACAAATCAGGGCACCAGCACAGCATTCCAAGTTTCAGCAAGCATTACAACAACCACACCGGGAGTGACGATTGATAAAGCCGGTCCAGCTTCTTACGGAACAATCGCAACGGGCGCAACGGCGCAACCGAGCATTTCTTTTCAGCTTTCGCTCAATAATGATCCGCAGATTTGCGGTCAAAACATCGATCTGTATTTGAACATTACCAGTTCCGCAGGTTGCTCGCTGGAGCTGGTTCAGGTGCCGGTCGGCGCGGATGGCGAACTCTGCCAGCAATTCAAAGGATCCAATGCGCGCGTAAGCTCGGCCGCTATCACGGCGGACAATGCACTCGGATCGTGCGGCGATCGTGATCTGGTTGCGGATCCTGGAGAAAAAGTTGAAATCACGGTAAACGTCAATAACACAGGAACAAAGAATGCTTCCAATTCCATTGTCAGTATCGTAAGCGATCGCACATACGTTCAGTTCCTGAGTCCGACATCTGTAAATCTCGGAACGCTAGCAGCCAATGGTACACAGACAAAAACTGCAAAATTCTATTTCCAGGTCAGCTCGGCAGCGCCATTTGATGACAGGATCACGTTCACTCTTACTGCAAATTCCTCCGGTCAGGCGGATCCGAATAAACGGACATTGATTGCCGAAGTCAATCTTGACAAGAGTCTTGTCAGCACTCTGTACGATGCAGAAGACGGTACAGCGCAAGGATGGACGCTGGGCGGCGAATGGAGTGTAACGACTCCGCTTCCTACATCGGGAAATCTTTCCAGCGGCAATTTCTACTCTGATTACTTTGCGTTCCAATGCGATTCGCTCGTATCGCCAACCTGGGAATTGTCGAATACCTCTTCGTTAAGTTTTGACATTGCCCATGTAACGGAAAATTCAGACGCCGCGTACGATGGCGCCGTAATCGAAATTTCTGCGAATGGCGGTATCACCTGGGAGATCGTAGAGATCAACGAAGGCTACAACGCCGCCAGCGTTGGCACGAGCTGCATCACAACAGCTACTCCCTTCTTCAGCGGTGTGTCACCTTTATTTGCTACCAAGACTGCTGATCTTAGTCTCTACAGCGGGAGCAAAGTACTGGTTCGAGTCCGCTTCGGATCGGACGAGCTTGTTGATGCAACCGTTGCTGGAGGCGTGTGGATCGATAACGTACGAATTACGAATCGAATCCAGCGAATCCCAGAAAATAACGTTTGCCCTTAA
- a CDS encoding methyltransferase has translation MQYTEDSIWRTDIRVLQPEKGYRFALDAVLLAHFVKSGPEDQLLEIGAGCGVVTILMSKLNRFRSVKAIEIQKELAELCRKNFEFNEIEQAEVHEADMRDLSEILPEASFDGIYSNPPYRRAGSGRLNPSSQKAIARHEIKMKLKDLFECAKILLKPAGRLTVILPAFRESDFDKLTSAFHFHPHERKYVHSFADAHPVFFLATVGKSSTGFTEHPPLVIYETPGLYTSELQSLLIAAQ, from the coding sequence ATGCAATACACGGAAGATTCCATATGGAGGACGGACATTCGGGTCCTTCAGCCCGAGAAAGGGTATCGTTTTGCGCTTGACGCCGTTTTACTCGCGCACTTTGTGAAAAGCGGACCGGAGGACCAGCTTCTGGAAATTGGCGCAGGCTGCGGTGTTGTCACGATTCTGATGTCAAAACTCAACCGGTTTCGTTCTGTAAAGGCGATAGAAATTCAAAAGGAACTCGCGGAATTGTGCCGAAAAAATTTCGAATTCAATGAGATTGAACAAGCAGAGGTTCATGAAGCTGATATGAGAGACCTTAGCGAAATACTCCCCGAAGCGTCTTTTGATGGAATCTACTCGAATCCGCCCTATAGAAGAGCCGGCTCAGGACGCCTCAATCCTTCTTCGCAAAAAGCGATTGCGCGACACGAAATCAAGATGAAACTGAAGGATCTGTTTGAGTGCGCCAAAATCCTGTTAAAGCCGGCCGGTCGCCTTACGGTAATTCTTCCTGCATTTCGCGAGTCCGATTTCGATAAACTCACGTCCGCTTTTCATTTTCATCCTCATGAACGGAAGTACGTCCATTCCTTTGCAGACGCGCATCCCGTGTTTTTCCTTGCTACCGTTGGCAAAAGTTCAACCGGCTTCACTGAACACCCGCCGCTGGTTATTTACGAAACCCCCGGCCTATACACATCTGAATTGCAGTCATTGCTAATCGCGGCTCAGTAG
- a CDS encoding ABC transporter permease, whose product MWQNLHNLYKYRVLIRSLVSRELKARYRGSMLGFFWSFFNPLLLLIVYTIVFNYILPNRTLETQPYALFLFCGLLPWTWFSSSLLEASNVIASGGNLIKKIIFPSEVLPVVSVLANMIHFLLGTPILVLFMIIYKVPFTPYLVFFPVIIIIQLILTLGFSLLISSLSVHFRDLRDILSNLLTLWFFSSPIIYPLTFTTQQEENFISEVFRRVLYINPLSYVMDGYHQAIFYGNMPDWRHLLTVFGGSLLSFFVGYFVFDRLRDTFAEEV is encoded by the coding sequence ATGTGGCAGAATCTTCACAACTTATACAAATACAGGGTGCTGATCCGGAGTCTTGTCAGCCGTGAGCTGAAAGCGCGTTACAGAGGATCCATGCTCGGTTTTTTCTGGTCCTTTTTTAACCCGCTTTTGCTTTTGATCGTTTATACAATCGTTTTCAACTACATACTTCCGAACCGCACTCTGGAAACGCAGCCCTATGCGCTCTTTCTTTTCTGCGGACTCCTGCCATGGACCTGGTTCTCATCCTCTCTATTGGAAGCTTCCAATGTGATCGCCAGCGGTGGGAATTTGATCAAGAAGATTATTTTCCCGTCGGAAGTATTGCCTGTCGTATCGGTTCTTGCGAATATGATTCATTTTCTGCTGGGGACACCCATCCTTGTTCTCTTCATGATCATTTACAAAGTGCCGTTTACACCTTATTTAGTGTTTTTTCCCGTTATCATTATCATTCAGTTGATCCTGACCCTTGGATTTTCCCTTTTGATTTCCTCATTGAGCGTTCACTTTCGGGATCTCCGCGATATTCTGTCGAATTTGTTAACCCTCTGGTTTTTTTCAAGTCCGATTATTTATCCGTTAACCTTTACGACGCAGCAGGAAGAGAACTTCATTTCAGAAGTGTTTCGCCGGGTTCTTTACATCAATCCACTTTCGTATGTGATGGATGGTTACCACCAGGCCATTTTTTACGGGAACATGCCGGACTGGCGACATTTGTTGACTGTTTTCGGCGGTTCTCTTCTCAGTTTTTTCGTTGGCTATTTTGTATTTGACCGCTTGCGGGATACGTTTGCCGAGGAAGTCTGA